The following coding sequences lie in one Rutidosis leptorrhynchoides isolate AG116_Rl617_1_P2 chromosome 6, CSIRO_AGI_Rlap_v1, whole genome shotgun sequence genomic window:
- the LOC139855251 gene encoding uncharacterized protein produces MLSTTCGTIYSLVIKRVIWIPVSVPTASIISGIPVSVPVSVPTAIIISGIPVPRVGVVYWSLCLYSREIRIMECDALSSVIPSYTAGQRLKVEEMLIYKCNNMKEVFASTVENDNVCHSTIFDDGSRATDTSSSIPRLGNVTSHNLSILKEICISNCDNLEYIFTFSTLESLKKLEVIRIKWCKGMKVIVKEEGEQTTSPNKVVDFPRLKVIKLVYLSNLEGFFLGRNEFQWPLLNDVIIKGCHKMMAFTGSKSIARRLKYVEHATFGKLSPEVYNFYSTTASSQTSSPSLDRTTACLAISNDVQPRSLQDINELYVENAYKGEVIIASNELLQLQNLEKIHAKRCEFVEKMFEIALEVTHNEFKNESQIVVKLPKLRELDLEELSSLKYLWVSNQWGQLELPNLTRLCIHNCKSLEYVFTTSMVGSLTQLQELHVTHCFLMREIVKKDDDCEQIVLPCLKSLKLEYLRRLNGFCLWKKDFSLPLLSTLVIKQCPLLSVFTNGFVVAPELKEIESNEGLIDVGEQDINSFIITNKKKGRRTYRRMNDAK; encoded by the exons GTTCCTCGAGTGGGTGTCGTTTACTGGTCCTTATGTCTATACTCTCGAGAGATACGTATAATGGAATGTGATGCTTTGTCAAGTGTGATTCCGTCGTATACAGCAGGTCAAAGGCTAAAGGTTGAAGAGATGCTGATATACAAATGCAACAATATGAAGGAGGTATTTGCATCTACAGTAGAGAACGATAATGTGTGTCATAGTACTATCTTTGACGATGGAAGTCGCGCTACTGATACTTCTAGTTCAATTCCAAGACTTGGAAATGTTACTTCTCATAATTTATCAATCCTAAAGGAAATATGTATCAGTAATTGTGATAATTTGGAATATATATTCACATTTTCCACACTTGAAAGCCTTAAGAAACTCGAAGTGATAAGAATAAAATGGTGCAAGGGAATGAAAGTGATTGTTAAGGAAGAAGGAGAACAAACTACATCACCTAATAAGGTTGTGGACTTTCCACGTTTGAAAGTAATTAAACTGGTCTATCTATCAAATCTTGAAGGTTTCTTCTTGGGGAGAAATGAATTCCAATGGCCACTATTGAATGATGTTATCATTAAAGGATGCCACAAAATGATGGCTTTCACAGGTAGTAAGTCAATAGCTCGGAGGCTCAAGTACGTGGAGCATGCAACCTTCGGAAAATTAAGTCCTGAAGTTTATAACTTCTATTCGACGACCGCTTCATCTCAG ACCTCGTCTCCAAGTTTAGATCGTACAACAGCATGCCTTGCTATTTCGAATGATGTGCAACCTCGCTCATTACAGGATATCAATGAATTATATGTGGAAAACGCTTACAAAGGTGAAGTGATTATTGCATCCAATGAGTTGTTACAACTGCAAAATCTTGAAAAGATTCATGCAAAGAGGTGTGAATTTGTAGAGAAGATGTTTGAAATAGCATTGGAAGTGACACATAATGAATTTAAGAACGAATCACAAATTGTTGTGAAACTTCCGAAGCTAAGAGAACTAGACCTGGAAGAGCTGAGCAGTTTGAAGTATTTATGGGTAAGCAATCAGTGGGGACAATTGGAGTTACCTAACTTAACAAGACTTTGTATTCATAATTGCAAAAGTTTGGAATATGTATTTACAACTTCGATGGTTGGTAGTCTTACGCAACTTCAAGAGCTACATGTAACACATTGTTTTCTTATGAGGGAAATTGTTAAGAAAGATGATGACTGTGAGCAAATTGTGTTACCTTGTCTAAAGTCCTTAAAACTTGAATATCTTCGAAGGTTAAATGGATTTTGCTTATGGAAGAAGGACTTTTCGTTGCCACTATTGAGTACCTTGGTAATCAAACAATGCCCCCTACTATCAGTTTTCACCAACGGATTTGTTGTTGCTCCAGAGCTAAAAGAAATAGAATCAAATGAAGGCTTGATTGATGTAGGGGAACAAGACATCAACTCCTTTATAATCACCAATAAAAAAAAG GGACGTCGAACCTATAGAAGGATGAATGACGCCAAATGA